A window of the Microbacterium sp. AZCO genome harbors these coding sequences:
- the fbaA gene encoding class II fructose-bisphosphate aldolase, which produces MPVATPEQYAEMLDRAKAGGFAYPAINAASSQSINAILQGLTEAGSDGIIQVTTGGADYFAGHTVKGRATGALAFAKFATEVAKNYPITVALHTDHCPKPALEDFVLPLIAASEEEVKAGRNPIFQSHMWDGSAVPLDENVEIAKELLPRLKNINAILEVEIGVVGGEEDGVKHEGTNDALYTTTGDVSKFVEALGLGENGRYIAALTFGNVHGVYKPGNVKLKPELLGEIQEGIAAQFGTGAKPLDLVFHGGSGSSDEEIAEAVRNGVVKMNIDTDTQYAFTRSVAGFMFQNYDGVLKVDGEVGNKKAYDPRAWGKVAESAMAARVAEATQQLGSAGKSLGA; this is translated from the coding sequence ATGCCCGTCGCCACCCCTGAGCAGTACGCCGAGATGCTGGACCGTGCGAAGGCCGGCGGCTTCGCGTACCCCGCCATCAACGCCGCGAGCTCGCAGTCGATCAACGCGATCCTGCAGGGTCTCACGGAAGCCGGCTCGGACGGCATCATCCAGGTCACGACGGGCGGCGCGGACTATTTCGCCGGCCACACGGTCAAGGGCCGCGCGACGGGTGCGCTCGCCTTCGCGAAGTTCGCGACCGAGGTCGCCAAGAACTACCCCATCACCGTCGCGCTGCACACCGACCACTGCCCCAAGCCGGCGCTCGAGGACTTCGTGCTCCCGCTCATCGCCGCGTCGGAGGAAGAGGTCAAGGCGGGTCGCAACCCGATCTTCCAGTCGCACATGTGGGACGGCTCCGCCGTGCCGCTCGACGAGAACGTCGAGATCGCGAAGGAGCTCCTCCCCCGCCTCAAGAACATCAACGCCATCCTCGAGGTCGAGATCGGCGTCGTCGGCGGCGAAGAGGACGGCGTCAAGCACGAGGGCACCAACGACGCTCTCTACACGACGACCGGGGACGTCTCGAAGTTCGTCGAGGCGCTCGGCCTCGGCGAGAACGGCCGCTACATCGCGGCACTCACGTTCGGCAACGTGCACGGTGTCTACAAGCCCGGCAACGTCAAGCTCAAGCCCGAGCTGCTCGGCGAGATCCAGGAGGGCATCGCGGCGCAGTTCGGCACCGGCGCCAAGCCACTCGACCTCGTCTTCCACGGCGGCAGCGGATCGAGCGACGAGGAGATCGCCGAGGCGGTGCGCAACGGCGTCGTCAAGATGAACATCGACACCGACACGCAGTACGCCTTCACGCGCTCGGTCGCGGGCTTCATGTTCCAGAACTACGACGGCGTCCTCAAGGTCGATGGCGAGGTGGGCAACAAGAAGGCCTACGACCCGCGCGCCTGGGGCAAGGTCGCCGAGTCGGCGATGGCCGCCCGCGTCGCCGAGGCCACCCAGCAGCTCGGCTCTGCCGGCAAGTCGCTCGGAGCCTGA
- a CDS encoding zf-HC2 domain-containing protein: MNPDHPHFAQWDAAYVLGALSPTDRRDFEAHLETCPECRQAIAQLAPTAGLLSRLSEDDAVRIDSDLASQDEPGRPAEVLSLARERARRRRRSRIVGLAVAAVLVIVAIAVPVAVTGLRPPAETFALTSVVETPLEAGVRLTSVAWGTRIDLTCRYPEEQEGAGTVWTYALAVVGADGTAETVSTWKAGPGSTARLSAGTALDVGDIRAIEIRSATGAVLMSYDLPAG, encoded by the coding sequence ATGAACCCCGATCACCCGCACTTCGCACAGTGGGATGCCGCGTATGTCCTCGGCGCCCTGTCCCCGACCGATCGCCGGGACTTCGAAGCGCACCTGGAGACCTGCCCCGAGTGCCGCCAGGCGATCGCGCAGCTCGCACCCACCGCCGGGCTGCTGTCGCGGCTTTCCGAGGACGATGCCGTGCGGATCGACTCCGACCTCGCGTCACAGGACGAGCCAGGACGACCCGCGGAGGTGCTGTCGCTCGCGCGCGAGCGGGCGCGCCGGCGCCGGCGGTCGCGCATCGTCGGCCTCGCGGTGGCCGCGGTGCTCGTCATCGTCGCGATCGCCGTGCCGGTGGCGGTGACGGGCCTCCGACCGCCGGCCGAGACGTTCGCCCTCACGAGCGTCGTGGAGACGCCTCTCGAGGCCGGGGTCCGGCTCACCTCCGTCGCGTGGGGCACGCGCATCGATCTGACGTGCCGCTACCCGGAGGAGCAGGAGGGCGCCGGCACGGTCTGGACGTATGCCCTCGCCGTCGTCGGCGCGGACGGCACGGCCGAGACCGTGTCGACCTGGAAGGCGGGTCCGGGCTCGACGGCGCGGCTCTCCGCCGGCACCGCGCTCGACGTCGGTGACATCCGCGCCATCGAGATCCGGTCCGCGACGGGGGCCGTCCTCATGTCCTACGACCTTCCAGCGGGCTGA
- a CDS encoding sigma-70 family RNA polymerase sigma factor has product MPGDDAARLTALYDAHAAPVWRYVVRLTGDRAGADDVVQETLLRAWRTPKILEEDPSTTRAWMFTVARRLVIDEVRSARRRHEHPVADLPERATGDDTDALFEAILIEEALASLSVEHRSVIVQAYYRGMSIAQTAAELGIPDGTVKSRLHYGLRALRLALQERGVTR; this is encoded by the coding sequence ATGCCCGGCGACGACGCGGCGCGACTGACGGCGCTCTACGACGCCCACGCGGCGCCGGTCTGGCGCTACGTCGTGCGCCTCACGGGCGACCGCGCCGGCGCCGACGACGTCGTGCAGGAGACGCTGCTGCGGGCCTGGCGCACGCCGAAGATCCTCGAGGAGGATCCGTCGACGACGCGGGCCTGGATGTTCACCGTCGCGCGACGGCTGGTGATCGACGAGGTCCGCAGCGCCCGCCGCCGCCACGAGCATCCCGTCGCGGACCTTCCCGAGCGGGCCACCGGCGACGACACCGACGCGCTGTTCGAGGCGATCCTCATCGAGGAGGCGCTCGCGTCGCTGAGCGTCGAGCACCGCTCGGTCATCGTGCAGGCGTATTACCGCGGCATGAGCATCGCCCAGACGGCGGCCGAGCTCGGCATCCCGGACGGCACCGTCAAATCCCGACTTCACTACGGCCTGCGCGCGCTGCGGCTCGCGCTTCAGGAGAGGGGGGTGACCCGATGA
- a CDS encoding DUF6264 family protein, whose product MSDADRPRPEYGERPRPAYGEYATPEEQRARIQQPDATWAIETGQAPSETGATTPAPAPAPAWGPPPPSPRAMRNTDRTVTLILLVVGAFNVAVTAFSYFDLASLADQAMKILGIPGEFTNTEAAALWGPIAAGVLIIGYLLTAFLSWLSLRAHRVSWWIPLVGAVVTYIGVYVCLSVPLLGDPAFTDFVTTRG is encoded by the coding sequence ATGAGCGACGCCGACCGGCCGAGGCCGGAGTACGGAGAGCGGCCTCGCCCGGCGTACGGCGAGTACGCGACGCCCGAGGAGCAGCGCGCCCGCATCCAGCAGCCTGACGCGACCTGGGCGATCGAGACGGGGCAAGCGCCGTCCGAGACCGGCGCGACGACTCCCGCACCGGCTCCCGCACCGGCGTGGGGTCCGCCGCCTCCGTCGCCTCGGGCCATGCGCAACACCGATCGCACGGTGACACTCATCCTCCTCGTCGTCGGCGCGTTCAACGTCGCCGTGACGGCCTTCTCCTACTTCGACCTCGCGTCCCTCGCCGATCAGGCGATGAAGATCCTCGGCATCCCGGGCGAGTTCACCAACACCGAGGCCGCCGCGCTGTGGGGGCCGATCGCGGCCGGGGTCCTCATCATCGGCTATCTCCTGACGGCGTTCCTCTCGTGGCTGAGCCTGCGCGCGCACCGCGTGTCGTGGTGGATCCCGCTCGTCGGCGCCGTCGTCACGTACATCGGCGTGTACGTGTGCCTCTCGGTCCCGCTGCTCGGCGACCCCGCCTTCACGGACTTCGTGACGACCCGCGGCTGA
- a CDS encoding 4-hydroxy-3-methylbut-2-enyl diphosphate reductase, with translation MTTPAVSLPVPRVPRRRGRLEDVPVNGQKRVLLASPRGYCAGVDRAVIAVEKALERFGAPVYVRKQIVHNIHVVTELEQKGAIFVDEVDEVPEGAHVVFSAHGVSPAVVNAASDRGLQAIDATCPLVTKVHREAVRFARDDFEILLIGHLGHEEVEGTAGEAPDHVTIVNSPEEADTVEVRDPSKVVWLSQTTLSVDETMETVRRLRVRFPELQDPPSDDICYATQNRQVAIKKVAKDADLVIVVGSANSSNSVRLVEVALEHGAKAAYRVDYADEVEQAWLEGVETVGVTSGASVPEVLVQEVLEDLAGAGYRDVEEVRTAEEDLMFSLPKELRQDAAGRRDDRALGGRGRA, from the coding sequence GTGACCACTCCGGCTGTCTCCCTCCCCGTCCCGCGCGTTCCGCGCCGCCGTGGACGCCTCGAGGATGTCCCGGTGAACGGGCAGAAGCGCGTGCTCCTCGCCTCTCCGCGCGGCTACTGCGCGGGTGTCGACCGCGCCGTCATCGCCGTCGAGAAGGCGCTCGAGCGCTTCGGGGCGCCCGTGTACGTGCGCAAGCAGATCGTCCACAACATCCACGTCGTGACCGAGCTCGAGCAGAAGGGCGCGATCTTCGTCGACGAGGTCGACGAGGTGCCCGAGGGCGCCCACGTCGTCTTCAGCGCGCACGGCGTCTCGCCCGCAGTCGTGAACGCGGCATCCGATCGCGGACTGCAGGCGATCGACGCGACGTGCCCGCTCGTCACGAAGGTGCATCGCGAAGCCGTGCGCTTCGCGCGCGACGACTTCGAGATCCTGCTCATCGGCCACCTCGGGCACGAGGAGGTCGAGGGCACCGCGGGCGAGGCGCCCGACCATGTCACGATCGTCAACTCTCCCGAGGAGGCAGACACCGTCGAGGTGCGCGACCCCTCCAAGGTCGTGTGGCTCTCGCAGACGACGCTCTCCGTCGACGAGACGATGGAGACGGTCCGCCGGCTGCGCGTGCGCTTCCCGGAGCTGCAGGACCCGCCGTCCGACGACATCTGCTACGCGACGCAGAACCGGCAGGTGGCGATCAAGAAGGTCGCGAAGGATGCCGACCTCGTGATCGTCGTCGGGTCGGCCAACTCGTCCAACAGCGTGCGTCTTGTCGAGGTCGCCCTCGAGCACGGGGCGAAGGCCGCGTATCGCGTCGACTACGCCGACGAGGTCGAGCAGGCCTGGCTCGAGGGCGTCGAGACGGTGGGCGTCACGAGCGGCGCCTCCGTTCCCGAGGTGCTCGTGCAGGAGGTGCTCGAAGACCTCGCGGGCGCGGGCTACCGCGACGTCGAGGAAGTGCGCACCGCAGAGGAGGACCTCATGTTCTCCCTGCCGAAGGAGCTCCGGCAGGATGCCGCGGGCAGGCGCGACGACCGCGCGCTCGGCGGGCGGGGCCGGGCATGA
- a CDS encoding low temperature requirement protein A: MASSSRPAAAGQQPRVARIASRVSTIELLFDLVFVFTISRVAEIMIDSPDATGVAQGALVLALVWWMYDAFAWLTNQAAPDTAGFRIALIGAMAAFLVMSLAIPDAFGSTGVLFGASYIVVALIHAALFILRGGAAAARRILFVGTSNVVVGVLLLFSGFVEGPLDWVLFTVPLVLFLISALLSARGGFDPGAAHMVERHGLLMIIAFGESVVSVGVGATGHEIGAPLLVGTVLAVALVAALWWCYFDGDDSRAETRIEALPPARRTGVALVAFYLEHLAMIFGLLLLAAGLHELFVDPFAPLESAWAWLVGGGVALYLAGDAAYRGTLDLGPVAARLVAAAFSLATAVLGISVAGVAQLAVLLGIVVVVLVAENVRRSRAVPQRQDGSV, encoded by the coding sequence GTGGCATCCTCGTCCCGTCCCGCCGCTGCGGGGCAGCAGCCCCGCGTCGCGCGCATCGCGTCGCGGGTCTCCACGATCGAGCTGCTCTTCGACCTCGTCTTCGTCTTCACGATCAGCCGGGTCGCCGAGATCATGATCGACTCCCCCGACGCCACCGGCGTGGCCCAGGGGGCTCTCGTCCTCGCGCTCGTCTGGTGGATGTACGACGCGTTCGCGTGGCTCACGAATCAGGCGGCGCCCGACACCGCCGGCTTCCGCATCGCGCTCATCGGTGCGATGGCGGCGTTCCTCGTGATGTCGCTCGCGATCCCCGACGCCTTCGGCTCGACGGGCGTGCTGTTCGGCGCGAGCTATATCGTCGTCGCCCTCATCCACGCGGCGCTGTTCATCCTGCGCGGCGGGGCGGCCGCCGCGCGGCGCATCCTGTTCGTCGGCACGTCCAATGTCGTCGTCGGCGTGCTCCTCCTCTTCTCGGGCTTCGTGGAGGGCCCCCTCGACTGGGTGCTGTTCACCGTGCCGCTGGTGCTCTTCCTCATCAGCGCGCTGCTCAGCGCCCGCGGCGGCTTCGACCCGGGTGCGGCGCACATGGTGGAGCGCCACGGCCTCCTCATGATCATCGCCTTCGGCGAATCGGTCGTCTCGGTCGGCGTCGGCGCCACGGGTCACGAGATCGGGGCGCCGCTGCTGGTCGGCACGGTCCTGGCCGTCGCGCTCGTCGCCGCGCTGTGGTGGTGCTACTTCGACGGCGACGACTCCCGGGCGGAGACGCGTATCGAGGCCCTGCCTCCCGCACGTCGCACCGGCGTCGCGCTCGTGGCCTTCTACCTCGAGCACCTCGCGATGATTTTCGGTCTGCTCCTGCTGGCCGCGGGGCTGCACGAGCTCTTCGTCGATCCGTTCGCCCCCCTCGAGTCCGCCTGGGCCTGGCTGGTCGGCGGCGGAGTCGCCCTCTACCTCGCCGGCGACGCGGCCTATCGCGGCACGCTCGACCTGGGCCCCGTCGCGGCGCGCCTCGTGGCTGCGGCGTTCTCTCTCGCGACGGCCGTGCTCGGCATCTCCGTCGCGGGGGTCGCGCAGCTCGCCGTGCTCCTCGGGATCGTCGTCGTCGTGCTCGTCGCCGAGAACGTCCGCCGCTCCAGGGCGGTCCCCCAGCGTCAGGATGGGAGCGTATGA
- the xseA gene encoding exodeoxyribonuclease VII large subunit: MTHFEPAAVPGEAPPADSVHPRESSPQSPTSVSRLNETIRGFIEKWGFVWVEGEITSWNLRGGNVFGRLKDLGSDSLISFRLWSKTLQRVPGDLKVGDHVIACVKADYFVKQGDFSFTVSAMRHVGLGDQLERLERLRAHLRAEGLFDPSRKKPLPFLPHTIGLITGENSDAEKDVHRNAELRWPQVRFVTKYAAVQGERCVPETIAALKALDAAPDVDVIVIARGGGDPQTLLGFSDERLVRAVAAASTPVVSAIGHENDHPLLDDVADLRASTPTDAAKRVVPDVAEQRALVGQLRSRLTMRLTQRVQHDIVQLEQLRSRPALRAPESMLESRSHHLWLQVARGRDVVDRRLETQSRRTAELRATLRALSPASTLGRGYAIAHLADGVIVRDAAQAPAGTEVVVTVGRGSFAARSEGQIAEESL; encoded by the coding sequence ATGACTCATTTCGAACCGGCAGCAGTACCCGGCGAGGCGCCGCCCGCCGACTCCGTGCATCCGCGGGAGTCGAGCCCGCAGTCGCCCACGTCCGTCTCGCGCCTGAACGAGACGATCCGGGGCTTCATCGAGAAGTGGGGCTTCGTCTGGGTCGAGGGCGAGATCACGTCGTGGAATCTCCGCGGCGGCAACGTCTTCGGGCGGCTGAAAGACCTCGGCTCCGATTCGCTCATCTCCTTCCGCCTCTGGTCGAAGACGCTGCAGCGGGTGCCCGGCGACCTCAAGGTCGGCGACCACGTCATCGCGTGCGTCAAGGCCGACTACTTCGTCAAGCAGGGCGACTTCAGCTTCACCGTCTCCGCGATGCGCCATGTCGGGCTCGGCGACCAGCTCGAGCGGCTCGAGCGTCTGCGGGCGCACCTGCGCGCCGAGGGGCTCTTCGACCCGTCGCGCAAGAAGCCCCTCCCGTTCCTGCCGCACACCATCGGGCTCATCACGGGCGAGAACTCCGACGCCGAGAAAGACGTGCACCGCAACGCCGAGCTGCGGTGGCCCCAGGTGCGCTTCGTCACCAAGTACGCAGCGGTGCAGGGGGAACGGTGCGTTCCCGAGACGATCGCGGCTCTCAAGGCACTGGATGCCGCACCCGACGTCGATGTCATCGTCATCGCCCGCGGCGGGGGCGATCCTCAGACACTCTTGGGATTCAGCGACGAGCGGCTCGTGCGGGCCGTGGCCGCGGCATCCACTCCCGTCGTCAGCGCCATCGGGCACGAGAACGACCATCCGCTCCTCGACGACGTCGCCGACCTTCGCGCGTCGACGCCGACCGACGCGGCGAAGCGCGTCGTGCCCGATGTCGCGGAGCAGCGCGCCCTCGTCGGCCAGCTGCGCTCACGCCTCACGATGCGGCTCACGCAGCGCGTCCAGCACGACATCGTCCAGCTGGAGCAGCTGCGCTCGCGCCCCGCGCTGCGCGCCCCCGAGTCGATGCTCGAGTCCCGCTCGCACCACCTGTGGCTGCAGGTCGCCCGCGGACGCGACGTCGTCGACCGACGCCTCGAGACGCAGTCGCGCCGCACCGCCGAGCTGCGCGCCACTCTCCGGGCGCTCTCCCCGGCCTCGACGCTCGGGCGCGGCTACGCCATCGCGCACCTCGCCGACGGCGTGATCGTCCGGGATGCCGCGCAGGCCCCCGCCGGCACGGAGGTCGTGGTGACGGTCGGCCGCGGATCGTTCGCTGCCCGGTCCGAGGGCCAGATCGCCGAGGAGTCGCTCTGA
- a CDS encoding exodeoxyribonuclease VII small subunit encodes MDVMSVSSEELPDVATLSFEQARDELIRVVGELEQGAPTLEQSLALWERGEALAARCEEWLLGAKRRLDAARSTPEAAEA; translated from the coding sequence ATGGACGTCATGAGCGTGTCGAGCGAGGAGCTTCCCGACGTCGCGACTCTGTCGTTCGAGCAGGCGCGCGACGAGCTCATCCGCGTCGTCGGAGAGCTCGAGCAGGGCGCCCCCACGCTGGAGCAGTCGCTCGCGCTCTGGGAGCGCGGCGAGGCCCTCGCGGCCCGCTGCGAGGAGTGGCTGCTCGGCGCGAAGCGCCGGCTCGACGCCGCCCGCTCGACCCCGGAGGCCGCGGAGGCGTGA
- a CDS encoding DUF4245 family protein, which produces MAKGPRVVAELGRPETPEETAARKAAFSAAYRSSQNTRNLIAALLATLAVVVVIVFAVPRGEVPPAKAVDVAAVAKTIASSEDRTVIVPEVPDTWLANSATLEGDSVSAWTIVYVPDEASGYLRVAQGFDADPSWPARVLKGAGTDGTVTVDGVVWDVYDIPDPARAGNVSIALGTQAGADTVLIYGSTDQKTAERAAAGVADQIRALQNGS; this is translated from the coding sequence ATGGCGAAGGGACCACGGGTCGTCGCCGAGCTCGGCCGACCCGAGACGCCGGAGGAGACCGCGGCGCGCAAGGCCGCATTCTCTGCCGCATACCGGTCGAGCCAGAACACCCGCAACCTGATCGCGGCGCTGCTGGCGACGCTCGCCGTCGTGGTCGTCATCGTGTTCGCGGTTCCGCGCGGCGAGGTGCCGCCGGCCAAGGCGGTCGACGTCGCCGCAGTGGCGAAGACCATCGCGTCGTCCGAGGACCGCACTGTCATCGTCCCCGAGGTGCCCGACACGTGGCTGGCCAACTCGGCCACGCTCGAGGGCGACTCGGTGAGCGCCTGGACGATCGTCTACGTGCCCGACGAGGCATCCGGCTACCTCCGCGTCGCGCAGGGATTCGACGCGGATCCGTCCTGGCCGGCCCGTGTGCTCAAGGGCGCCGGCACCGACGGCACCGTCACGGTGGACGGTGTCGTGTGGGACGTGTACGACATCCCCGACCCCGCGCGTGCCGGCAACGTCTCGATCGCCCTCGGCACGCAGGCGGGTGCCGACACGGTGCTGATCTACGGCTCGACCGATCAGAAGACGGCCGAGCGCGCCGCCGCCGGCGTCGCCGACCAGATCCGCGCGCTGCAGAACGGGTCGTGA
- a CDS encoding carbonic anhydrase: MTQAATPREVWQEMIAGNARFVDGSPQHPRQDVERRHELADGQRPRAALFGCSDSRLAAEIIFDEGLGDLFVIRNAGQVISDSVVGSLEYAVAVLEVPLIVVLGHDACGAVRAAIDSTQVDAPALPPHIWRQIAPIVPAVRRVIQSREHGAEIDAETVGREHLRDTVADLLHSSELISDAVAEGRLAIVGANYRLSEGTAVPDIIVGDVSDAA; the protein is encoded by the coding sequence ATGACACAGGCCGCCACGCCCCGCGAGGTCTGGCAGGAGATGATCGCGGGCAATGCGCGCTTCGTCGACGGCTCGCCCCAGCACCCCCGTCAGGACGTGGAGCGCCGCCACGAGCTCGCCGACGGGCAGCGGCCGCGCGCGGCCCTCTTCGGATGCTCGGACTCCCGCCTCGCGGCCGAGATCATCTTCGATGAGGGCCTCGGCGACCTCTTCGTGATCCGCAACGCGGGCCAGGTCATCTCCGACTCCGTCGTCGGCAGCCTCGAGTACGCCGTCGCGGTGCTCGAGGTGCCGCTCATCGTCGTGCTGGGTCACGACGCGTGCGGTGCCGTCCGCGCCGCCATCGACAGCACGCAGGTGGATGCTCCGGCCCTGCCTCCGCACATCTGGCGGCAGATCGCCCCCATCGTGCCGGCCGTACGCCGTGTCATCCAGAGCCGCGAGCACGGCGCGGAGATCGACGCCGAGACCGTCGGCCGCGAGCACCTCCGCGACACCGTCGCCGATCTGCTGCACTCGTCGGAGCTCATCAGCGACGCCGTCGCCGAGGGTCGCCTCGCGATCGTCGGCGCGAACTACCGGCTTTCCGAGGGCACCGCCGTGCCCGACATCATCGTGGGCGACGTCTCCGACGCCGCCTGA
- a CDS encoding class II fumarate hydratase — MTDTEYRIEHDTMGEVRVPKDALYAAQTQRAVENFPISGDALDPAQIVALARIKKAAALANKELGTLDGAIADAIGRAADRIIAGEHADQFPIDVYQTGSGTSSNMNMNEVLATLATQDLGSTVHPNDHVNASQSSNDVFPTSVHIAVTQELIDDLIPALDHLAVSLEAKAEAWKTVVKSGRTHLMDATPVTLGQEFGGYARQIRLGVERVQAVLPRVAEVPLGGTAVGTGINTPLGFPQKVIELIVADTELPITEAKDHFEAQANRDGLVEASGALRTIAVSLTKINNDLRWMGSGPNTGLGELHIPDLQPGSSIMPGKVNPVVPEATLMVCARVIGNDATIAWAGASGLFELNVAIPVMGTALLESIRLLANSVRILADKTIDGLEANIERAAAYAGMSPSIVTPLNKLIGYEAAAKIAKHSVAKGITVREAVIDLGYVERGELTLEQLDEKLDLLSMTHPG; from the coding sequence GTGACCGACACCGAGTACCGCATCGAACACGACACGATGGGCGAAGTGCGCGTGCCCAAGGACGCGCTCTACGCGGCGCAGACGCAGCGCGCCGTCGAGAACTTCCCCATCTCGGGCGATGCCCTCGACCCCGCGCAGATCGTGGCGCTCGCGCGCATCAAGAAGGCGGCGGCGCTCGCGAACAAGGAGCTCGGCACCCTCGACGGCGCGATCGCCGACGCCATCGGCCGCGCCGCCGACCGCATCATCGCCGGCGAGCACGCCGACCAGTTCCCGATCGACGTCTACCAGACGGGCTCCGGCACGTCGTCGAACATGAACATGAACGAGGTGCTCGCGACGCTCGCGACGCAGGACCTCGGGTCCACGGTGCACCCCAACGACCACGTCAACGCGTCGCAGTCGTCGAACGACGTCTTCCCCACCTCGGTGCACATCGCCGTGACGCAGGAGCTCATCGACGACCTGATCCCCGCCCTCGACCACCTCGCCGTCTCGCTCGAGGCCAAGGCCGAGGCGTGGAAGACCGTCGTGAAGTCGGGTCGCACGCACCTCATGGATGCCACGCCCGTAACGCTCGGGCAGGAGTTCGGCGGCTACGCCCGCCAGATCCGCCTCGGCGTGGAGCGGGTCCAGGCGGTGCTCCCCCGCGTCGCCGAGGTGCCGCTCGGCGGCACCGCCGTCGGCACGGGCATCAACACGCCGCTCGGCTTCCCGCAGAAGGTCATCGAGCTCATCGTCGCCGACACCGAGCTGCCGATCACCGAGGCGAAGGACCACTTCGAGGCCCAGGCCAACCGCGACGGCCTCGTCGAGGCATCCGGTGCCCTCCGCACGATCGCGGTGTCGCTCACCAAGATCAACAACGACCTGCGGTGGATGGGCTCGGGCCCCAACACGGGCCTCGGCGAGCTGCACATCCCCGACCTGCAGCCCGGGTCGTCGATCATGCCCGGCAAGGTCAACCCCGTCGTCCCCGAGGCGACGCTCATGGTGTGCGCGCGCGTCATCGGCAACGATGCGACGATCGCGTGGGCCGGCGCATCGGGCCTCTTCGAGCTCAACGTCGCCATCCCCGTCATGGGCACGGCGCTGCTCGAGTCGATCCGACTCCTCGCGAACTCGGTGCGCATCCTCGCGGACAAGACGATCGACGGTCTCGAGGCGAACATCGAGCGCGCCGCCGCCTACGCGGGCATGTCGCCGTCCATCGTGACGCCGCTCAACAAGCTCATCGGGTACGAGGCCGCCGCGAAGATCGCCAAGCACTCCGTCGCGAAGGGCATCACCGTCCGCGAGGCGGTCATCGACCTCGGCTATGTCGAGCGGGGCGAGCTGACCCTCGAGCAGCTCGACGAGAAGCTCGACCTGCTCTCGATGACGCATCCCGGATGA